From Chrysemys picta bellii isolate R12L10 chromosome 1, ASM1138683v2, whole genome shotgun sequence:
TCTGGTGGCATAGATTTCCTCATATAGTGTGTAGCTTGTAGCACTTTGTTGGGGGGTCACATTGTTACAGATCTTTGTGTTGTAGAACTTTATTATTTTGGACTTGTGAGGGTGGGATACCTAACAGGACTAAAATGATTTTAAGCATTTATCTTTAGTTTTGTATTTAGATAGTTTGCCTTCTAATAGTCTAATAGATAAATTGTCCTTAACACACAGTGGATGtgtcaaattattttaaattgtccCATTTCACCTGATAGATATTAGCTTTCCTCTGCACATGCACTAATTTAGGCTCAACCACTGTGTTAAGCACTCTTTTCTTACACAGTAATAGTTTGCCACAATTTTTATTCGAATAGTTTTGTTTTCTAAACAAAGTGTTGGGAACTACCTTTGGATGTAGTGTTGGGAACTACTTTTGGATGTAGTAAGAAAGTTATTCTTGTGATTGTCAAATAGATGTAACTTTTATGTTTAGTTATTTTTATACAAATCTTTCACTGACTTCATTAGAAGTTCTGTACATGCCAGGATATGGGCATAAATATTGTTAAAATGGTCATTTGAGATTTGAGGGTGCTTCCTTTTTGTGGGGCAGCAACTAACACTGGGCTGAATAAACTCTGGGGCTGAAGGggctttatttgtttttaaaatatcataaTTAATAGTCTAGTTTAATTTGAATGGGAAGTGGGGGAGAGCTTTACATAAAAGGGCTGTCAAAATGACaaacaaaacattgtttaaataaaaaaagttttaaaactctCTTGCCCCTTCCTTCCTTCATCCTATTGTTATCCTTTATTTTCCTTCCTCATTTCACCCATTTCATTCACCCATCCCTGCTCCCTCACTAGAAGTCAGCATGACTCTTGTACCCGGAATAATTCCAATATATTCTGTTTACACTGAGTTTCCAAATGGAATTTTCAGGAAGCAGCTGGGATTCTACTAACCAAAATAATGTAAATACAAGTATATGTCTGAGGACAAGGGTCTTGCTAGCCTGTATGGAGGAAAGGAACCTGGCAAGCGATAGGATTTCTCTTTCATAACTTCAACAGccccattttcttttctgtttggtattttttcccctttttcttcaTGTAAATTGTGAAGATTGTTAGCTTCCAGTGAAGGAAGGGAAAAGCTGATAAAGCCATTTTTGCTGCTGGCAAATAGCTTGAAAGGACACAAAACAGTCAGAGCAAAGGGGTTATGGCAGATAGAGTAGAAAGGTTTGCATAAATACAGTATTATTATTGAGGAATAAGCATAAAATGTTTATGTAGAACACAAACCCCAAGCCCTCACAGTGTGGGGAActgcataaattaaaaaaagtgtTGTTTTCCCTCAATAATTATGTCTACTATTTTACTCTGCATCCCTGATTATTCCATTTCAGCCTAATTATAAATAATCTGCTGGAACATTTGATGAATGAAGAATATGTGCTACATTTCTCAAGTAAACtctacaaatatttttttaaaaagtttgcgaCTAAAGACCTTTGCATGACTTGCAAAAAACATTTACAACTTGTTTTAAATATGCCACCTGCAAACCTAATAAAGTTGCTGTAAACATGTAATAACCAAGTAACCATTCAACTATGTTAGATATTTTCCACAGTTTGGCCTTGACTGTTGGTAACAGTCACATAAATCACAATGATAATGTTGAAAGCTTAGTGTACGCCTGCTACAGATGTTCACCATATCCATTGGTATGCTCCCATTTTTGTCATCAATTTACAAGAGAAAAGAATCTACATAATATTGGAGACATGAAACTCCAAACTTTACAAAATCTTGTTTTTCAAATTGTTGTTGTTCGATAGACTTAAGTAAATAAGTACTTAGGCACAGCTTATCTGCTCTGCTTAAGCAAATGCCCATTTGCTTGTGTGAAAAAGTGTGCATGGTCTTTTTGTGGGCACAGCACAAACACAGACTTGAAAATTTGACTTGTGCTATataggtaacattttaaaaagtggcctTAGATTCCTCGATAACTGGGTGTCCAACTCGAGAGATgggagtctgattttcagaggcttgGAACATTCAAACTTATCATTAAAATCAACGAGAGCCATGGTTGCTCAgctactttgaaaatcaggctctttgtTGCATCAAGTTGAAAATCTAGAAACTAAGGCACCCAAAATCTGTGGCCACTTTGGAAAATTTGGCTGAAGAATGTGTATTATTACAACATTCATTTAGCTCTCTAAAAAATGCTAGAATTCTATGTCAGAATTCTGTGTTGGTCTCTagaatgtatctttttttttccttccaggtGTATTAAAGTGCAAGAAGGATAAAGCTTATGAAGGAGGTCAACTCTGCCCTAAGTGCACCAGCCCCAAACAACTGCAGAAACAAGATATTCAAAACTTGAAAGATCTTTCCTGTAAGAAACCTATTATACAATCCCAATTGAAACAGAACAACAGCATTGATGAGGAGGAAGATAGGGACAGTTATGAACTTCCTATGGAGGCGTTTCAGCTATCTCCATGGAACATTACTCTTAATATGACTGATGAGCATGGGAACATAGTGAACTTAAACTGTGAAATCAAGAAACCAACAGACTCTGACAAAATTCAATGGAACCAAATCAATCCTCAGGAAATTGATATCAATGCTACGGTTTCACTCGATTTTGAATGCCCAATGAAACGAGAAAACTATGAAAAATTATGGAAACTTATAGCTTATTACAGCGAAGTGCCTGTTAAATTACAAAGAGAACTTATGCTCAGCAAAGAGTCTAAAATAAGTTATGAGTACCGGCAAGATTCAGATGATGATGCCCTTTATTATACAGGTGTCAAAGCTCAAATACTTGCAGAACCTGCCTGGGTTATGCAACCACTGATAAACATTCAATTAAATAGACACCAGAGCACAGGGAAAAAAGTGGTGCTGTCTTTTTTTACCCAGTTTTCTCAAACAATTCAGATGAAAGACATAAGGCAGCACAGACAAAGCTGGGTGATGATAGAGCAACCTCAGAACTCAGAGACAGCCCAGAGTGTTATTGAAGGCTCAGACTGTCAGCTGAGATGCAATGTGAGAGCATCAGAGAGTCCTGTCATCCAGTGGGTGTTGCCAGATGGGAGTAAGCTGATAGCTCCATTTAATCAGAAACACAGTAGGTTTTCCATCCTCAGCAGCGGCCAGTTAATGATCAAAAAAGTGGGTTACACTGATTCTGGTTTGTACCACTGTGTTGCCCAGGTGAGAGATGATGCAGACAGAATGGCCTACAGAGTTTTAGTGCAGCCTCCAGTCATTCAGCCCACTGACTCTGATGTAATGAGGGTTGAAAAAAATGTAGGGGACCCAATAGTTTTGCCCTGCAGTGCAATTGCCATACCAGATGCACAGCTGAGCTGGATCCTTCCGAACAGCCATGTGCTTAATGATTTGTCAAACTCATCCAAAGGGTACGTGTCTCACAACGGCACATTGTTAATTCCAAAGAGTCATGTCAGTGACAGCGGGTATTACAGGTGTGTGGCTGTCAATCAGCAGGGATCAGATCAGTTTGCTGTTAGGGTATCAGTAAATAAGATGGTATCTGACAGATCATCCAAAAGGATAAAAATGAGGAAGCGTCCAGGTTTGAAAACCTCCGGAAAAAGAAGAGGGGGGGTGATAGAAGATGAAGGGGGATCAGGAGTGGAAGTCCCAGCTGAGTCCCAGCACAAAAAGAACCATCTGAAGGACCGTGAAGCATCCATTAAACAAAAGAATGACCTCATGCCTGAGgttcaggttaaaaaaaacaagaaaggcAGGAGAAAAATGAAGTTATGGAAAGGTACAGATAGAACCCAGGACAGCAATGTTGCTGAAGGCCGTAGGGTATTTGAATCTCGAAGAAGAATAAATATGTCAAACAAAAAGATTAATCCACAACACTGGGCTGACATTTTGGCAAAGGTCCGTGGGAAAAATCTTCctaaaacaacagcagcagcaggccctTCTTTAATGACTACATTGCCGTCACTCATGCAGAAAGCCACTACAGCTCCTTCTCCTATGGCCAGTCCCCCCCAGAAGCCTTCTCTAGAGAATGCAGCCATCGAGGAAGAGTCTTCTGCAGATGTATCACACTTGGGTGAGGACAAGATCTTCTTAGTCACTGTTTCCCCCACCGTTATAGCACAAGATTTTAGCCCAGATCAAACAACTTCTGCTCAACCCACATTAATGAGCACAGAAACTGAGCCCTCCATAGAACGCCAGTCTTTAGGAACACCTGGAAGTATATACACTGTAGAACCATCCTTTGTGTGGTCTACGTACCTTACTCCAGTCTCTCCAACTTTACACTCACATCACTCATATGATCAGCAGCATGCTGATGTAAAGACTGATTATTCACCAGTAGCAGAAGAAAGCATTAACACTGTCACTGAAGATCCCCTAGATGAACAAACAAACACCTTGCCCAATATTCAAAGCAGTTTTCACACAGTGGAAAatgcagctacaacaacactgtatagCACAGAGCAATCTTCCGCTTCTGCTGAGCTACCAGGGCATGCTACTGTCCTTGCAGAACCTCAGACTGTTGTAAATCTCCCTACCACCTTGGAGACAGATGTACAGCACAATGAAGTAGATGCGGATTCCATAAATTCCTCACCTTCTCAGGGTGACAAGATCAGCTATATAGATTTAATAGCCACTACTACTATTTCTTCTTCTGCTTCTCCATTTAAGGATTTTGTTACTAGAGAGAGCAATGTCGTAAAGCATCAGCACAGGGAGGTACCTACAGATCAGACTAAAATTATGGACACTGACTTAAGCACAATGTTTCAAGTTTTCACATCAGTTAATGAGACAAACAAGGATGTAGAGACTCAGATAAGAGTGTCTAGTAGCATCTATGGGAGCTCTGAAGGAGCTGCACATGAAGATATGCCTGTTCCAAAATCAGACTCCACATTCACTCTGGCAAGTACCATTGCTCCTCTTAAAAAAACAGAATCAGTAACAACTGCTGTTTCATTTGGCAACCTTACCACTATGGCCGAGGTTACAACTCCCTCTAGAAAGACTACTACCTCTAACACACTGCTTACACAGCATCCCAGAAGAAGACCTTATGGGAGAAGGAGATTAAGACCAAACAGATTTCGACAAAGACCAAAACCTATTCCTTCTCCTGCTTTTACCACAGAGGAGATGCTTGTTATTCAAAAAACACCTAAAATAGAAGGTGCTACTAGAAGTTCTCCTGGATCTGTTGTTGAGGGTGATTGTAAAACTGATGCTAAAATACAAATTAAGAAACATAATCATTTAGAGATGATTTCTTCATTGGTTACAGAGGCAAATGTATTAGAGAGGTTGACCAAAGTCAGAGACACAGAGGCAGCTTTTTCACTTAGGCCTACTGCTTCTttacctgaaacaaaacattcaaTGCTTTCTAATGCTGGTGAAACCCAGGTACTTCCTGTGACTACAGCTATCACAACTGCATCATCATATGGTGGACTTAACACAGCCTCTGTTACAGAGTTACATTTGTCCCAAGAACCAGATCAGCGGACAACCGCAACGTACCATACACTAGTTAATGTGTCTGAAGAAAATGTCATTAAAACAAGTTATGAAGTTACAGATGGTAAGGCACAAAAAACAAGCAGTTCAGTctccactgagtacattaatagCCTGCTTAGCCCTGGTTATTCAGTGACTCCAGAATTTCGAGAAGATTCCATTCCTCTTGGATCAAAAGTTGGAGAGAATGGAATCAGCTCAAGAGTATCTCAGCCAATACCTCCCACTGTGCTGCACTCAAGTGCGCTTGTTGGCACAGTGGAAAGTTTTAAGAACCTGTCAATTTCAGATGAACTTCAAAAGCCTTCAAAATCTTTAAAAACAGCTACAGTAACCACACCACTTCAGCAAACAGAAATTGTGACTGTATCCTTTCCCTTCAGCACAACAAGATCTCAACCTTTCACACCTACAGAAACCAAGAAACCAATTATTGTTCCTGTACAAACTTGGACAAAAATAGTATCATCTTCCTGGGACAAGAAGAAAACCAACTCTCATACATTTGATCATGATCAAATTGCTATATACACAACTGAAAAACCTGAATCTCCAGTTGCAACCATTGACTTTGTTCCATTTACAAAACCTGGTGCTCCCCTCCCATCAGTTTCaagcactttacatttgtctattcATTCTTCTACCAAGCAAAATACCACATTCAATCAAGTAAGATTTCCAGAGACCAAAGGAGATGAAATTGATGGTACAACAATCACACACAGCACAAGACAAAACATATTTTCCACATCTTATTCAAACCAAAACAGGATTAAAGCACAACACAAACAAGAGCAATTTAAAGAGACATTTGGTCTTATTAGGTCTAACAATAGTTTATTGTTAAATCCAAACTTTTCCCATCAGTCAGCTGGAATGGTACCGATCTTTAACCAGCAACCGGCTGTAGCACCTCCAAAGTATATTCCAGTGAGGGGGACAAAGAGGCCACCATATCTCATAATACAAGGATCGTTTCATCATTTTATAACTCACCAGCCCCTCCACTATACCAACAAACCAGAGATAACAGCATATGCTGCACACACAACACAGGACAGAAAAACCTATGCTCCTCAAACAGAGCCAACCACTACAACAACAGCCATTCCATTATACAGACCTATCCCACTTGCTCCAGGTAGATTTGGCAATCAGGGACAAAACAGATACAATGTTCACTCCAGAGTTTTTGGCAATAACTATATTCCCGATAACAGAGGCACAGCTGGGAGACTATCGAGTCAAGGAATCCCATATTACCCCAACCCTGGAATCTCCTTTGTCTTTAATAGAACCAGAACATTTTCACACTTAGGAATGAATCCTAAACCAATGATACCTAGTCCACTTCCTCCAGTAAATACAAATGAGAAGAAAGCCATCCAAGTCTCATCTGCTGGGATTACAATGCAAGGCACTGTTCTAAAGGCCACAGTTGTTCCAGTAGCTCCATTGTTCCACAACTCAAGTACCACACCACCAGCCATAACTACTTTGAAGAGCACTCTTCCATCATTCATCTCTCAAAGCATCAGACCTCAAATATCCTCTAACATTCAGTCCTTCAGAAGTGTACTTTATTATAATCAAAAAGTCCCATCTGTgcctaaactgggaggaattatGCCAAATAATTCTAGTGTAATTCAACCTTCAACTAACTTCAGGGCACATGGCGAAAGACCTAAAATTACCACAAAAGGTCCTCAGAGCTTATCCATCCTTGCTGAAACAGATGCTGTTATCCCATGTGATGTAGTAGGAGAACCCAAGCCCTTTGTTACTTGGACAAAAGTCTCCACAGGTAAGTTAGTTAAACATTTGATCTGCCatatagctgtaaaatgggacaCATACAGTAACTTCCATATTAAAACAAATACAGTAGTATTGTACAGTAATGATCCAAAACACTATATAACACTTTTATCCATGTTAATAGTTTGGACCACTAGGATATTTTAGTCTTTTTTAAGGCTACCCATTTCTGCACATGGATATGAGAAAAACCTCCACtttctgctactctgaaataaaaatGACTTTTAGGTCCTTTGCTAAACGGtactctaagggcctgatccaaaatcaatTCTTCATTGCCCTTTGGATCAGTCTGTGAATGCACTATAATTTTTAACATTAAAAGTTACCCCCACTAAAAAATGTAAAacgcaggaggaggagggaaatctATCAAAAGAAAACACTTTGTCTTTAAGAGATCCAGGCATCCAAGTGTGCATGTTCTCCTAGACTGGAATTTATGCTAGAGGAGCCTAGGGGAACTGATTAGTTAGGAGAGTGCTTCAGAGTTCTTTATGTTATATGTCTAGGTATATCAGTAAAATGTTCCTGGAAATCATGTAAGAGGTTAATTGACCTCCCCCAAAGCATTAAGAGTATATTGTACTCTGATAACCTTTTCCCACTGTTTTTAAGTCTTGGACTTTTTGGATGATTAGTTTGGACAACAAAAACTCCAGGGCCAAATTCTTAAACTAAAGCCACAGGAGTATATTAGCTGGCATATATCAGATTTTGCCCATATATATCATTCTTAACTGGGGAGTCTGTTCTCCCCATTCATCTTCACTCCTAGATTCTACTTCATTATTGTTAATATGCAGTAAAGAGAGACGTTTCTATAAATGTCTTTCAGTGCAATGTTATCTGTCTTAAGAACAAACTCTCCAATTTTCTTTCTTTCGTCCTATCCTCCCAGGAGCTCTGATGACAGCAAACACAAGGATACAACGGTTTGAAGTCTTGAAAAATGGCACATTCATTATCCGAAATGTTCAACTCCAGGACCGTGGGCAGTACTTGTGCACTGCTCAGAACCTGCATGGTGTCGATAAAATGATTGTCCTGTTGACAGTGACAGCCCAGCAGCCCAAAATGCTAGTTTCCCGCTACAGAGATGCCACTATTTATTTTGGAGACACGGTAGCAATGGAATGCCAGGCCAATGGGATCCCAAGCCCACATATTTCGTGGATTTTACCTGACAGGAAGATATTGCAGACAGTAACCACCACTGAGAGCAGGATAATGCTCCATGAAAATAGAACTTTGTCTATCAAGGAGGTGATGTTTTCAGACCGAGGAGTGTACAAGTGCATAGCTAGCAACACTGCAGGAGCAGACAGCATAGCCGTGAGGCTTCACATTGCGGCGTTACCCCCAATGATCCATCAGGAAAAACAGGAGAATATTTCCTTGCCCTTTGGTCACAACATTCACATTCACTGTACTGCCAAAGCAGCACCCCTCCCTAGCATCCGCTGGGTGCTCTTTGATGGCACCCAGATCCGACCCTCCCAATTTGTCAATGGGAATTTATTTGTCTTCCCCAATGGAACCCTTTACATACGGAACGTCTCCCCCAAGGACAGTGGGAGCTATGAGTGCATCGCGGCTAACATGGTGGGGGCAGCCAGGAGAACAGTTCTGCTCTATGTGAAGAAGCAGTCGTCAAATGCCAAGATCACTTGGAGCTCTCCGCAGAGAACAGATGTAACCTACGGCAGTACCCTGCATCTGGACTGCAGTGCTTCTGGGGATCCCTGGCCCCGGATATTATGGAGGCTGCCTTCAAAAAGGATGATTGATTCTCTGCACAGGTAGATTGCTATTCATTGTGGCCTGCTTAAATTATTCTTCCAATGAggctgatgcaaagcccattgaaataaaGAGGAGTATTGTTATTGACTTGATTTGATAGCTTTTGCTTTGTACTCTTctcctattttaaaataatgacactaataaaatggaaaaaaaaatccaatttaaatctATTACAGTCACACTGCCAGGGTAGTAAAGAATCAGGCAGTAAAAGATTTATgattagggccctatcaaattcatggccaGCAAAACACAttatggaccgtgaaatctggtctccctccatgaaatttggtcttttgtttgcttttaccttataccagggattggcaatctttggcatgtggcccctcagggaaatctgctggcgggccgggacagtttatttatCTGCAGCATCCgcgggtttggccgatcgcagctcccactaggCACgtttcaccgttccaggccaatggaggctgtgggaagcaacagccagcacatccctcggcccgcgccacttccccacagcctccattggcctatTACAGGTTCAGGAAAAACTAAGGACATTAAATCTAGGTACATCTTTACAAAGCTGGTAATTTTTCCTGGTATTGAAAATACTGTATATGGTGTAATGATAGGGTTAAAAATCACTGAAAATGTCTAGTTTGGTACACATGAAGATGTATAGGCCTAGCTGAGCACCCATAACTTCGGTCAAACTCAAAAGGAGCCATGGATGCTCAGAACTTCTGTAAATCAGTTCATTTATATCATTACACTAATTCTTATGCTTGCACCAATACCTAGGTCTAGCTGGAAAAGAAGTATGTCATttaaaatttggggggggggggggggggttggaagttATTTTCATTTTGCTATGGAACAAAAATGagaccttttgaatttttttggcaaaaaaaaatagaagagaaacccaccccagaatagccagtaCCCAGTGTTTGGAGCACTAACTTGGGAAGGGGGAGATTCCGGtttgagtccctgctccaaatcaggtagTACAGGAACATCTCAGGCAAGTGTCCTAACCACCAGCCTATAGAGTCTGTCTCTCTTACTCTCCTTTCCCCCTGTTGGAGCCTttccactttgtatgaataaATAACTATTCAttgaaccagagagagagagaatgactgtaTGGAGGTCACTCACATGGCAGACCCATTTCAAGCCCTGGGTGTGAATCAGGGAGAAGAGATTACATGGAGGAAGGTGTATACACttacttcatttacttcatttTCCTGTTATGCTCtgtcttcttcccccccccccccaatcagatGAGCCCATTCTACTGTGAGCCATTATATTTTGTCTATTTGACCCATTAGACAGAAATGACCTTAGCACAATTTCAGtgctgaagaaatacttcctacaattatttatttaaataagtacAGTCATCCTAGCATTAATAATGGCTTGTAACTAGACCTGTGCAAATTCAACTCTATTTAGGTTCTATAAGAGAAATCTCTCTCTAATGCCCATGAAATAAAATCACACTACCACTATAATAATCAGTCTCACAATTTGCAATAAATACCACTGATATGTTTTCCCCAAAACATAAATTTCCCACACAGATATGTAAAATGCCACTCAATCATTCATTGAGGTCCATAGACAGAGTGATAAGAGATATTTTGCGATCAACATGCTTGCTGCCTGATAATGCCAGATTATTTGCCAACAGCATTCCTGATTAATGAACAAGTTCATCATGGTTTATTTCATGATGACATATTTATTATTTGGGCAGGCTGTGAGTATTATCCACAATACATTTTTATACCTTTTAGCTATAGCAACAAAATGGAATTTTGTATAGTTTGTGTAACAATAATTCTCTCCTTACCTTAGCCATCAAGAGATCCATTATAAGGTGATTAATTTTGTGTACAAATATATGactctgttaaaaatttactCCTTGAAATTGTTCTGAAAGTTTAAAAAGGTTGTATGGGAATCCGGAGGAAGTAAC
This genomic window contains:
- the MXRA5 gene encoding matrix-remodeling-associated protein 5, with translation MKTTDKMQKRANLGALSVVLIVSLGLPQIAFACPRPCACYVPTEVHCTFRSLAAVPARISKHVERINLGFNSIQSISENSFSGLTKLELLMIHGNDIQNIPNGALKDLMSLQVFKISYNKLKVLTGQTFQGLSSLMRLHMDHNRIEFIHPNAFNGLTSLRLLHLEGNLLQQLHPNTFSTFTFLDYFRLSTVKHLYLSENIIRTLPVGMFQGMPLLENLYLHGNPWSCDCSLKWLLEWDKKSGGVLKCKKDKAYEGGQLCPKCTSPKQLQKQDIQNLKDLSCKKPIIQSQLKQNNSIDEEEDRDSYELPMEAFQLSPWNITLNMTDEHGNIVNLNCEIKKPTDSDKIQWNQINPQEIDINATVSLDFECPMKRENYEKLWKLIAYYSEVPVKLQRELMLSKESKISYEYRQDSDDDALYYTGVKAQILAEPAWVMQPLINIQLNRHQSTGKKVVLSFFTQFSQTIQMKDIRQHRQSWVMIEQPQNSETAQSVIEGSDCQLRCNVRASESPVIQWVLPDGSKLIAPFNQKHSRFSILSSGQLMIKKVGYTDSGLYHCVAQVRDDADRMAYRVLVQPPVIQPTDSDVMRVEKNVGDPIVLPCSAIAIPDAQLSWILPNSHVLNDLSNSSKGYVSHNGTLLIPKSHVSDSGYYRCVAVNQQGSDQFAVRVSVNKMVSDRSSKRIKMRKRPGLKTSGKRRGGVIEDEGGSGVEVPAESQHKKNHLKDREASIKQKNDLMPEVQVKKNKKGRRKMKLWKGTDRTQDSNVAEGRRVFESRRRINMSNKKINPQHWADILAKVRGKNLPKTTAAAGPSLMTTLPSLMQKATTAPSPMASPPQKPSLENAAIEEESSADVSHLGEDKIFLVTVSPTVIAQDFSPDQTTSAQPTLMSTETEPSIERQSLGTPGSIYTVEPSFVWSTYLTPVSPTLHSHHSYDQQHADVKTDYSPVAEESINTVTEDPLDEQTNTLPNIQSSFHTVENAATTTLYSTEQSSASAELPGHATVLAEPQTVVNLPTTLETDVQHNEVDADSINSSPSQGDKISYIDLIATTTISSSASPFKDFVTRESNVVKHQHREVPTDQTKIMDTDLSTMFQVFTSVNETNKDVETQIRVSSSIYGSSEGAAHEDMPVPKSDSTFTLASTIAPLKKTESVTTAVSFGNLTTMAEVTTPSRKTTTSNTLLTQHPRRRPYGRRRLRPNRFRQRPKPIPSPAFTTEEMLVIQKTPKIEGATRSSPGSVVEGDCKTDAKIQIKKHNHLEMISSLVTEANVLERLTKVRDTEAAFSLRPTASLPETKHSMLSNAGETQVLPVTTAITTASSYGGLNTASVTELHLSQEPDQRTTATYHTLVNVSEENVIKTSYEVTDGKAQKTSSSVSTEYINSLLSPGYSVTPEFREDSIPLGSKVGENGISSRVSQPIPPTVLHSSALVGTVESFKNLSISDELQKPSKSLKTATVTTPLQQTEIVTVSFPFSTTRSQPFTPTETKKPIIVPVQTWTKIVSSSWDKKKTNSHTFDHDQIAIYTTEKPESPVATIDFVPFTKPGAPLPSVSSTLHLSIHSSTKQNTTFNQVRFPETKGDEIDGTTITHSTRQNIFSTSYSNQNRIKAQHKQEQFKETFGLIRSNNSLLLNPNFSHQSAGMVPIFNQQPAVAPPKYIPVRGTKRPPYLIIQGSFHHFITHQPLHYTNKPEITAYAAHTTQDRKTYAPQTEPTTTTTAIPLYRPIPLAPGRFGNQGQNRYNVHSRVFGNNYIPDNRGTAGRLSSQGIPYYPNPGISFVFNRTRTFSHLGMNPKPMIPSPLPPVNTNEKKAIQVSSAGITMQGTVLKATVVPVAPLFHNSSTTPPAITTLKSTLPSFISQSIRPQISSNIQSFRSVLYYNQKVPSVPKLGGIMPNNSSVIQPSTNFRAHGERPKITTKGPQSLSILAETDAVIPCDVVGEPKPFVTWTKVSTGALMTANTRIQRFEVLKNGTFIIRNVQLQDRGQYLCTAQNLHGVDKMIVLLTVTAQQPKMLVSRYRDATIYFGDTVAMECQANGIPSPHISWILPDRKILQTVTTTESRIMLHENRTLSIKEVMFSDRGVYKCIASNTAGADSIAVRLHIAALPPMIHQEKQENISLPFGHNIHIHCTAKAAPLPSIRWVLFDGTQIRPSQFVNGNLFVFPNGTLYIRNVSPKDSGSYECIAANMVGAARRTVLLYVKKQSSNAKITWSSPQRTDVTYGSTLHLDCSASGDPWPRILWRLPSKRMIDSLHSLETRIKVFGNGTLVVHAVTDKDAGDYLCMARNKIGDDYVVLKVNVMMRPAKIEHKNENNHKVMYGGDLKVDCVATGLPNPEISWGLPDGSMINTFMQSDDSGNRAKRYVVFNNGTLYFNDVGLREEGDYTCYAENQIGKDEMRIRVKVVAEPATIRNKTYSVINVPYGDVVTVACEAKGEPTPRVIWLSPTNRPIPLLSDKYQVYGDGTLLIQKAQRSDSGNYTCVVRNSAGEDRKIVWIQVNVQPPRINGHPNPITSVRETAMRESRKLIDCKAEGIPAPRILWAFPEGVILPSPYYGNRITVHRNGTLDIRGVRQTDSVQLVCIGRNEGGEARLIVQLLVTDHLEKPTFRDPVNERITATAGHSINLNCSVHGNPEPSTSWILPNGTELLSGSHLQRFYHKRDGKLHISALSAVDAGTYRCTARNPGGYAERVVFLKVGLKPEISNQYNNLVSIINGETLQLHCVTQPNPRAHISWTLPNGMVLDGPQAIGRFSLLENGSLTVRNASVFDRGTYLCKAVTEYGTSIMNVPVIVIAYPPRITSEPAPVIYARPGNAVKLNCMAIGIPKAEITWELPDKSHLTTGAQSRLYGNKFLHPQGSLIIQQSTQRDAGFYKCTAKNILGSDSKTTYIHIF